Proteins encoded within one genomic window of Cytophagales bacterium:
- the tatC gene encoding twin-arginine translocase subunit TatC: MSFLDHLEELRWHIIRSLVAIVVFAIAAFVSKDIVFGMVILGPSKADFWTFRTLCELSSAIGVDAFCIEELPFIIQSRQMTGQFMMHITSSFVIGLIIAFPYAFWEIWRFVKPGLYPRERRAARGATFYVSILFALGVLFGYFVIAPISVYFLTNYQIDPSILNEIDIISYVGLVSTLVLACALLFQLPVLVFFLTKAGLVTPALMKQYRKHAIVAILILGAIVTPPDVFSQVLIAIPLILLYQISILISKRVLNRDSSEELSTT, encoded by the coding sequence ATGTCGTTCCTCGATCACCTTGAGGAACTTCGTTGGCACATCATTCGATCACTGGTTGCAATTGTGGTTTTCGCAATCGCAGCTTTTGTGTCCAAGGACATTGTCTTTGGCATGGTCATTTTGGGACCTTCAAAAGCCGACTTTTGGACTTTCCGAACCCTGTGCGAGTTATCTTCCGCGATAGGTGTTGATGCGTTTTGTATTGAGGAATTGCCCTTCATCATTCAGAGCCGTCAAATGACCGGACAGTTCATGATGCACATCACGTCCTCTTTTGTCATTGGACTGATCATCGCCTTTCCCTATGCCTTTTGGGAGATCTGGCGGTTTGTGAAGCCTGGACTTTATCCTAGAGAGCGTAGAGCAGCACGTGGAGCGACCTTCTATGTGAGCATTTTGTTTGCCTTAGGTGTACTCTTCGGATACTTCGTGATCGCACCGATCTCCGTTTACTTCCTTACGAACTACCAGATCGACCCGTCGATCCTAAATGAGATAGATATCATCTCTTATGTTGGGCTAGTCTCGACGCTTGTGCTGGCCTGTGCATTGCTGTTTCAGCTTCCTGTGTTAGTATTTTTCCTGACCAAAGCCGGTCTGGTGACTCCCGCATTGATGAAGCAATACCGCAAACATGCCATCGTAGCGATCTTGATCCTTGGTGCCATCGTGACACCCCCCGATGTATTTAGCCAGGTGCTGATCGCTATCCCGCTTATTCTCTTGTACCAAATCAGTATACTGATCTCAAAAAGAGTTTTGAACCGCGATTCTTCTGAAGAACTTTCAACAACCTGA
- the rpiB gene encoding ribose 5-phosphate isomerase B, protein MPPKKIAIGGDHAGYYYKEKLVASLREKGYEVEDFGPFSADSADYPDFVHPACTSIEEGKNEMGVLICGSGQGVAITANKHQGIRAALVWDRDLAKLSRQHNNANVICLAARFVGFELAESMVDAFLNEAFEGGRHERRVNKISC, encoded by the coding sequence ATGCCACCTAAAAAAATAGCCATCGGCGGAGATCACGCCGGATATTACTACAAAGAAAAACTAGTCGCCTCCTTACGAGAAAAAGGATACGAGGTAGAAGATTTTGGCCCTTTCAGCGCTGATTCTGCGGACTATCCTGATTTTGTGCACCCGGCCTGCACTTCTATTGAAGAAGGTAAAAATGAAATGGGCGTACTCATTTGCGGAAGTGGGCAAGGGGTTGCGATCACAGCCAATAAACACCAAGGCATTCGTGCAGCCTTAGTATGGGATAGAGACCTGGCAAAACTTAGTAGACAACACAACAACGCTAATGTCATTTGTTTGGCAGCGAGGTTTGTGGGTTTTGAATTAGCCGAAAGTATGGTCGATGCATTCCTGAATGAGGCCTTCGAAGGCGGACGCCATGAAAGAAGGGTGAATAAGATCAGCTGCTAA